Within the Apus apus isolate bApuApu2 chromosome 8, bApuApu2.pri.cur, whole genome shotgun sequence genome, the region tgtttttaacaCAGAACTAGAGAAACTAAAGAATACAGTGATTTGGGTATTGTGTTTTCACAAAGCTTCTTTAGTTGCATGCTTGATACCAAATTTATGTCCATGGAAATAATGTGAAGTATATTTTTGCATATTGGGTATGCCATCATAATTAAATCAATATGTGAAATCAGAATTAATTACTTGTACTGTCTCTATAGTCATAACTTGCACCACAATAGcaaatgctttaaagaaaagaaagtagtGAATTTAGTGACATACCATAGCTGAACATCTGCAAGCACATCAGAGGTGAAAAATCctggcttttcttctgctgcagctccgGGAAACGTACTCCAAGAGCGGAATTGCTTGTCTCACTGGGGAGGAAATTGGAAATTTCATCCAAAACTTGGATCTAAATGAAAGTGAAGACAGAGCAGCTGACCCCTGTTGGCAAGTAAAGTGGCACCTgggaaatttaattaaaaaggtaTTTGGGAACTGATTCTCTGAACAATGTGTTGGTGATATTAGAATTTAAGGAATCCtaagagcagaaaaaagggGGGCTCTCAGATTGTTTTGTTGCAAACCAGTAGTCAAGCcacagcttcagctgcagagTGCTTGTGctgaagccaaaacaaaacctatgGCAGTGGTGTCACTAGATTCaggaaataataaagcaaagaCAATCAGGTTTTACTAAGTGAATTTCATTGATAGGTTGGCTTGTCTGAAATACCTCAGGGTAGAATAGTTTGACTCaagcttgttttcttcctgacCATACAGATGATAGGGCTAGCAGAGGTGTCACTGGCTCTTTAGAAATACAGGGAGACTGGCATGAAAATGAGATGATGTTTAacacagggagaggaaaaaaggtgcCTGAGGAACAGTCTGGTCATGAGCTGTGTAATGTATCAGGGGAGGAAAGAACAAGTGAGCACAAGGCATCGGGCACAGCACCTTCCTAGCTCAGCATTCAGAGAACACCAGCTCCTGTGTGACTTAACATACAATACTTGTAACTTTGgctacagagaagaaaatcacCCTGGCTGAAAAGTCAAAAAGGCTaacattttctgcagtgcttttcaAAATCCCATCTCCACCATGTAAAAAAGTTCATCCATAAAAAATCACTTCTGGCTGAAATTTACCTGGCAAATCTTGTAGCCCAGAACAGGTCTTCTATTTGTATTCTGAGATCTTGTCTCCTCTGGTGGAAGTTCTGCCAGTAAAGACCCTGAACTTCTgcataaagaaaacattattttatttactggaCATTAACACATCTACTATACCTGCTAGCTCCCTGATGGCTTAAAAAAAGATAGCCGGGGTGCCAGAAATAACAAATTATGATAATGAtcataacaacaacaacaaaaaacatggATGGCTAGATAAACAGAAATATGACAGGGCAGAACCCATCAGAAAGTGGGAGAACAAGGCTCCTCTTAGTAACCCAGGTAAGTTCTCTGAAACCATCAGTTTGCTGCAACTGGACTACCATGGGTAACCAAGCATTCCAGTAGTCAGCACAAAAGAAGGGGGATGCACAGAGTAAGATAAGCTGATATAAGAGTTTAGATAGATAAATAAGTAGaggtagaaaaataaatgacatttaATTTCTCAGCACTAAGGTCCCACAGAAGTGCATCCTGCCAGGTGTTCTGCAAATGGAAGCTGGTGCTTGTACACTGTATCCCTTATTTGAGAAAAGCCCAGATGGTTAAGCTGTCTTGAAAATGCTTTCTGTgtatttcattacaaaaaaaagatgtaaacgtataaatactttttttgcaACAAATGAATAGGCTTGTTTTGCTTGTTGATCGGATCCCACACCTGTTATTCATGAGTGTGAGAAAGGAGTGTCTTTTTCCTGCACCTATCAGTTTCAGTGACAAACTAattctttttctccatgtttGTTGGCAGATGATGTCAAGAAGCTTCgaggaaaacatttctgcacTCAATGGTATTCTAATCATTTTATTAAGTGGCAAAAAGGAGCTGCTACTGGCACCTGATGCGTAGCGACTCGAGGAATTTGTTTAAAgtgcagaaaacactgaataGGATCTTGTACTGACAGCaagtcaacaaaaaaaaatatgattaTTTATTACTAGAAGGCAGATTTTCAGGAGCCAGAAATCTGGTCAAGTGGTTAGAGCAAGGTAACCAAGGGGGATGCAGAGGATTTGGCTTCTAACCTCAGTCCCACAGTGTTATGGGGGCATTTAAACAGTTTGTTCTTCTGGGAACaagcagcactgagctgctctgtgcataGATGGATGGAGGAATAGCTCTGCTGAAGCTCCTACAGCTCTAAACATGTTGAGAAAAAGCATTACAACCTCCAAGTGGCAATTCAGAGTAAAAACTGAATACTTAACCTTAAAGAATACTGATAATGAATATGAAAATTTGGTGCTGTAGGTTATTTAAGTTGCCTGCTGATAattttggggtgggggaaggagaaaaagaagaacaaaaagacaTGTACAGGCATTTCAAGGAAAGTAAGAGCGAAAGAGAAATTTGAGGCTCATTAGCCAGTAAATAGCATCCAGTCTCTGACTTAGCCAATTAAAATCAGGTCAGATGGGACAGATGTGTTTACCAGGTGGCAGACGTGCCTTCTCACATCCTTGCTTCTAACGTGAGGTTCTGTTTCTGGTCCTTCCTTAGCTGAAAGAGCCCTGTCACTGTCACACACGGAGGGGCAGCAACCCCGCAGTCCCAGCACCAGGATCGCGGCACATCTTACGGGCAACAGCAACAGGAAGAATTCCCTGTCCCCACGCAGTAAGGAAAACCCATTAAAACCAGTTAAAGATCACAGAAATTACTCTCTTGTTGCTAGCCTTGTGCTTACATACACTTTTTAGTACTTGTACTGAGTTAACAGtaagaaacaaataattaaaaaagtcGTCTTGCTCCAgacaatgttttttcttcagctaaTTCTtgcagaagagggagaaagCCTGTTCCCTCTGGGTACCTCCCTAACATTTCCTCTGGAACCTCCATtatggggaaaaaggaaaaatccttCTTCCTATTGttcagttttcctcttttctttcctttaatttccttctgttaGTTGCATGAGTCCCAGCTGCTGTGGTGACAGACCTATTAGAAACGTGAGACAGAAACAGGAGAGACTTGACATTCAGGCCGGATTAATGAAAGGCTTGGGTAGGGTTTCTGCAGCTTTGGAGGGTGCCAGACACAAATGGGTATTTTAACTTGGGTATCAGACACAAATGGGTATTTAATGTTTGTTACTAAGTAACAACATGatgattttttcctcttatttagGAGcccaaaaatgaaaaataaagatagtTTATGTGACTTCCCACAGAGCTAAACAACTTAATTCTGGacatttaaattgttttgaGAATGgacccagcagctgctggggagagcaggttccctttttttgttaaaaaccAGACTCCCTGATTAACAGACACTGGGCTTCACTACCTggcttttaatttaataatttctctcttttttttctcaagtagATTCCTCACCCAGAAGAGGGAGtggacaaaaaataaacaactggGAATCCTCAAGGAAAGGCCACTCTTTCCTTTACAACGTGGAGCTGAGAAATGGAGAGTTGGTGATACCCCAAACGGGCTTTTATTACATCTACTCACAAACTTATTTTCGTTTTCGTGAAAATGAGAACGAGGATTCAGATTTGTTGACACAGATCAGGAACCCCAAACAGCTTGTCCAGTATGTTTACAAACTGACTAATTACCCAGAGCCCATTTTGCTCATGAAAAGTGCAAGAACGAGCTGCTGGTCTAAAAAGGCAGAATATGGACTTTATTCCATCTATCAAGGTGGGGTGTTTCAGCTGAAAAGAGAGGATAGGATTTTTGTCTCTGTCAGTAATAGTGACATAGTTGACATGGACAAAGAAGCAAGTTTTTTTGGAGCTTTTATGATTGGttaaaaggtgaaaaatatACTCCAAAGGACCCGGTTTAGCTAGTCAGGACCAGCTTAAAATTCTATAAAATAGGGGATGACAAGTGAACACTAGCAATACCAGCAACATGAGAGTCCCCTTTCTCAGCTCACTCAGCACCAGGTCCAGCCGCTCCCAACACTCTCTCAAGAGTcgggaaggagcagcagcatctggctgcagctggatggCCATGCTTCAGGCAGGCACCAGCCCTATGGCTtgctgcccagccaggctggggccaTGCTAGGATTTCACACACCACAGGTGATACCTTCAGCCAGAACCCCAGGCAGGTGAGGACTCACCACCACCCCTGCAGAGATGCTCCACACCAGCTCGGTCACGACAGGTGAGATGGAGGATTCTTCAGTACCTCAGCTCCTGGAAGGAGATTTTGCTAGTACTGCTTCCCAGATGCCCATGGAATTATTTTGGAAGTTTTTGTTTCAATCTTCAGTTATACAAAAGTTGAAAGGCCATCAGAGGCTCAAACTGCACGTCTTCATCTCATCTAACAACGCACTTAAGCACCTAATTAATTTTAAGCACACAAACAGTCTGGCTAAAGCAGGGTATTTACATGCTTGAAATTAAGTATGTGCTTAAGCATTTCTCAGGATCATGGCTCAAGTAAACACATTAGTCTGTCTTAATCAGAATATTGTACATAAAAACAGCTGCTGAGATGGCACAGGTGATGTTTAGAAATCAACCAGTATTTTGATCAGTGCATGATGATAGTGCCCATTTATTTAATTGCTGGGCTGCAAAGATTTCACCAGGCTTCCAGTAGGGCCAGTAATGTGGTTGCTTGTTACACTTGTTGTCAGCAAGTATTtgattcagaaagaaaaaggtgtttttctgtaaatactGAATTCTATTAGACATCTGCCACAAATTAAGCATGACATGGCTCTTCCATGTTTATTTGTACTGGCCTGTGTTTGGTATGTAATGGATGTAATGTAATGGAGATGTAATGGAGAATAACACACCCTGATGActaatattttaaggaaaacataCACAACTATCTACTTAAGAGCTGCAATTTGGGTAatgctgttttgatttttattttgtgttataaatggaaaa harbors:
- the TNFSF10 gene encoding tumor necrosis factor ligand superfamily member 10 isoform X2; protein product: MLPATGPSPGQTCGAVLVFAVLLQFVCVAVTFLYFTSELKQLRETYSKSGIACLTGEEIGNFIQNLDLNESEDRAADPCWQVKWHLGNLIKKMMSRSFEENISALNAERALSLSHTEGQQPRSPSTRIAAHLTGNSNRKNSLSPRNSSPRRGSGQKINNWESSRKGHSFLYNVELRNGELVIPQTGFYYIYSQTYFRFRENENEDSDLLTQIRNPKQLVQYVYKLTNYPEPILLMKSARTSCWSKKAEYGLYSIYQGGVFQLKREDRIFVSVSNSDIVDMDKEASFFGAFMIG
- the TNFSF10 gene encoding tumor necrosis factor ligand superfamily member 10 isoform X1, translating into MLPATGPSPGQTCGAVLVFAVLLQFVCVAVTFLYFTSELKQLRETYSKSGIACLTGEEIGNFIQNLDLNESEDRAADPCWQVKWHLGNLIKKMMSRSFEENISALNAERALSLSHTEGQQPRSPSTRIAAHLTGNSNRKNSLSPRIDSSPRRGSGQKINNWESSRKGHSFLYNVELRNGELVIPQTGFYYIYSQTYFRFRENENEDSDLLTQIRNPKQLVQYVYKLTNYPEPILLMKSARTSCWSKKAEYGLYSIYQGGVFQLKREDRIFVSVSNSDIVDMDKEASFFGAFMIG